ATTCGCTCTTGCCTAGCGGGAGAATCTCGCTCTATTGAAGTGTTTCTAGATGCAATCAATCGGCGCGGTAAGGCGATCCAATGTAAAGTCACTCTCACCCCTTTAATGGATTATCGGCAAGGAATTCACGGGGTCATCATGTTGATGGAAGAACAAGGGTCAGTGACCAGTGACTCCTCGATAACTGATAACTGACAACTGATAACTGTTTATAGCGATTCTCGTTATGATGCGATACATTCGTAGGGGCGCACAGCTGTGCGCCCCTACAGATCTTGTATTTCATCGAATTGAAAAAGGCTATAAATAAAGCTTTTGACTGAGTTATTCTCTTCCTTTCAGTAGGTTTGAGAGAATCACTTTATTAGCTATTTTTTTAGTGAATAGCAGTATAAAAGTGAAAAGAAAATAATGTTGGCTAGCGTACATACATTCCTTTACTTATATTAATGTTATTGCTGAAATATTGCATTTGCCTCAAAACCTTCGCGTTAAAAATAATACCTGATTTCACCAATTCAAGCCAGTCGATTAGCTAAAATTACCAAAAAACAGCAATTTTGACAGAATTTTTTAAAAACCATGTGTATATTGTTGCCCGCTGTTTTATTTCACACCACCGTTAATCTCAAGTCAAATCACTACCTTGTTTCTACCCTTAGAGGAATAGGTTTAGCTCAAAGGTCGATCGCCATACAATATATGGTCAACCCGCTGCTGCAATCTCGATTGGTGGAGGTGTAAAATGGACGCGAGGCTATTTAATCAAAAAATAGAAACCACATATAAACAGGCAGCCCAACTATACAAGCGCACTAAAGTAGCATCGCCAGAGCAACGGGCAGAATTGCTAGAACAATCGCTAGAAGAACTACGGATAACTCTAGAGGAATTGCATGTAGCAGAAGAAGAAATATTAGCCCAAAATCAAGAATTGGCGATCGCTCAGAATCAAATTGAGATCGAGCGCCAGCGTTATCTAGACTTATTCGAGTTTGCTCCCGATGGCTACATTGTGACAGATGCAACGGGAAAAATTCGCGAAGCTAACCGCGCTGCTGCAAAGCTACTCAACGTACCACAGCAATTCTTAGTCGGTAAACCTCTGATTAGCTACGTTCCCTACGACCAACGACAAGTTTTTCGCACTCAGTTGCAAAAAATGTCTCAAATGCAACAGATGCAAGAATGGGAACTGACAATTTGTCCGCGCCATGCTGTAGCTTTTGATGCTGCCGTGACGGTATCAAGCATGTACAATGCAAGTGGTATTCCTATGGGATGGCGGTGGCTGATCCGAGATATCACTGCCCGCAAACAGGCGGAAGCAACGATTCGCACCATTCAACTGCAAAACTTGCAATTACAAGAAGCCGCAAAGCTGAGAGCACATTTTTTGGCAATTATGTCTCACGAGCTACGCAGTCCCTTAAATGCGATCGTGGGGTTTTCTCAGTTATTACTGCGTCAGACTCAAAGTGCCTTGCCTCACAACCAAGAAAATATGGTGTCGCGTATCCTTAGTAGTGGAAGGC
This window of the Chroococcidiopsis thermalis PCC 7203 genome carries:
- a CDS encoding PAS domain-containing sensor histidine kinase, which translates into the protein MDARLFNQKIETTYKQAAQLYKRTKVASPEQRAELLEQSLEELRITLEELHVAEEEILAQNQELAIAQNQIEIERQRYLDLFEFAPDGYIVTDATGKIREANRAAAKLLNVPQQFLVGKPLISYVPYDQRQVFRTQLQKMSQMQQMQEWELTICPRHAVAFDAAVTVSSMYNASGIPMGWRWLIRDITARKQAEATIRTIQLQNLQLQEAAKLRAHFLAIMSHELRSPLNAIVGFSQLLLRQTQSALPHNQENMVSRILSSGRHLLVLIEDILDFSKVEAGKLTLKLEPLNVVDLVIATTEEMHCLAEQKHLELQRSFAIQSSIITNDSVRLRQILLNLLSNAIKFTEVGKVEVRVWELGSDRIAIAVEDTGIGIAPEDLQSIFQPFRQGNQTLTRQHGGTGLGLAITDSLVKMMGGKISVESQLGEGTTFYVELPRQVGQQ